From a region of the Drosophila sulfurigaster albostrigata strain 15112-1811.04 unplaced genomic scaffold, ASM2355843v2 contig_219_pilon, whole genome shotgun sequence genome:
- the LOC133849697 gene encoding uncharacterized protein LOC133849697, translated as MSDTGDDVIEVNGDLRAYAPFVSTLLTNPNHTMSEEERKKLNKLIELLESLNMSSANCARCEESVSLLTNIQTRINKAISKYEPLLHPKSSQKFKTSQQKPAGPCIPGPQKNPTPSLEPISSAHFLVPSKNMEPIDLTLSSPPRDCAGNALRMTPDRTEPHYSPWPEDALRMTPDRAEPHYCPRPEDEPLYQASLRAMYNPASEGESEEEGPYEEDDASEQKESSEAAPTRRLVTQARTTPRPATRAWGVWSTPVADRDGGATLPAPSH; from the exons ATGAGTGACACAGGGGATGATGTCATCGAGGTAAATGGGGACTTACGCGCTTATGCTCCCTTTGTCAGTACCTTGTTGACGAACCCTAACCATACGATGAGTGAAGAGGAGAGGAAAAAACTGAACAAGCTCATCGAACTCTTGGAGAGCCTAAA CATGTCGTCGGCGAATTGTGCGCGCTGTGAGGAGTCGGTAAGCCTGCTGACAAATATTCAGACGAGGATTAACAAAGCCATATCCAAATATGAACCT TTATTGCATCCCAAGAGCTCCCAAAAATTCAAGACATCACAGCAGAAGCCTGCCGGACCATGCATACCTGGCCCGCAGAAGAACCCTACGCCGTCATTGGAGCCGATTTCGTCGGCCCACTTCCTAGTTCCAAGCAAG AACATGGAACCGATCGATCTCACCCTTTCTTCTCCGCCACGCGACTGCGCTGGCAATGCACTCCGGATGACTCCCGATCGTACGGAGCCGCACTATTCCCCGTGGCCCGAGGATGCACTCCGGATGACGCCTGATCGTGCGGAGCCGCACTACTGCCCGCGGCCCGAAGATGAACCCCTGTACCAGGCTAGTCTACGAGCTATGTACAACCCCGCCAGCGAGGGGGAATCGGAGGAGGAAGGGCCCTACGAGGAGGACGATGCATCCGAACAGAAGGAGAGCAGCGAGGCGGCTCCCACCAGGCGCTTGGTCACCCAGGCCCGGACAACGCCGCGACCCGCGACTAGGGCGTGGGGTGTATGGTCGACCCCCGTCGCCGACCGAGACGGAGGCGCAACGCTACCAGCCCCCTCCCACTGA